The genomic DNA GTGGTGTCACCGCGCACGGTGGAGTACGGCGAGGTGATCACGTGGTCCTTGATCTTCCAGGTCCTGCCCTGGTCGGTGGAGACCGCGTAGTCGATCGCGTCGTAGTGCAGGTCGTCGCCGGCGTCGAGGGGGTCCGGCGTGAACTCGTTGTGGACCAGGCCGTACCAGTCGCCGGTGTCCGGGTCGACCCACAGGCCCGCCAGGTCGCAGTAGTTCTTCTCGGAGTGCGTGGTGCTCCCCGGGTCGTAGCTGGCGATCAGGCCGGTCGGGCTGTTGTTGCACCGCCAGGTGGTGTTGTCGTTGCGGTCCTGGGAGTTGGCCGGGTTGACGTAGCCGCTCAGCGACGCCGACTTGGTCGCGGTGTCGAAGTCGGTGCCGGTGTAGAAGTCCCACTTCCGGTTGTCGGTCGCGCCGTACAGCGCCGCCGACTGCTGGTAGTAGAACGTGCCGTCCTTGTCGATGTACGGCGTGGCCTGGGTGTCGGTCGGGTAGGCGAACGGGACCGGCGAGCCGACGCTCACCGAGTACGTCGCCGAGGCGGGGGTCGCGGCGGCGGGGGTCGCCAGGACGGGGGTCAGGGCGAGGACGGCGGTGGCGACGGCGGCCGCCAGCGGCCTGCGGAGCTGGGGGATCATCGGGTACTCCTTGATGGTGCACCTGCGTGGGGGTGTGGGGGGCCGGTGGTGCGTTCGGCCGGGCGGGGCGCGGGCACCCGGGCCGGAGCGGGTCGGGTGACGGGTCATCGGGCCGAGACCTCGATGTTCTTGCCGCGCATCGCCGCCACGGTCCGGTCGCGGACGGTCTGCAGCGCCGACTTGAGCGGGGTGCGGGTGGTGACGGCCTTGCCGAGTTCGGTGCTGAGCGCCTTGGAGGTGTCGGTCATCACCGGCCCCCAGGTCCAGTTGGTGCGGCCCAGCCCGTCGCGGAAGACGCCGAAGATGGGCTGGTTGCCGAAGTACGGGTCGGGCCGGTTCAGCGCGGGCAGGGTGTCGGCGGTCACGGCGGCCGGGTAGATGCCGGCCCTGTCGACCAGGATCTGGAGCGAATCGCGGTCGCTGCTCAGCCAGTTGGCGAAGTCCAGGGCGGGCCTGGCGGCGGCGCAGCCCTTGAGCAGGGCGGTGGCGGAGCCGCCGTCGAAGCCGGAGGCGGTATCGCCCGCGGTCCACCGGGGCATCGGTGCGACCGCCCACTTGCCGCTCGCCGCAGGCGACTTCTGCGCCAGCAGGCTGGAGAACCAGACCGGGCCGGGGAAGGCGGCGAGCGTGCCGTTCTGGAGGTCCTCGAAGAGCCCGTCGCCGAACGCGGTCTCCGACTTGGCGAGGCCCTTGTCGAGCAGCGACTGCCAGTAGGCGGTGAACCTCGCGCTGTTCGGGTCGGCCGTGTCGACCTGCCAGGAGCGGCCCTTGACGTCGAACCAGCTGCCGCCGGCCTGGGCGGCGAGTCCGGCGAACCACCACGGGTCGTCGGGGGTGAACGCGGTCAGGAAGCGGGTGGGGGCCGCCTGGTGGAGGCGGGCCGCGTCGGTGGCGAAGTCCTGCCAGGTGCGCTGCGGTTCCAGTCCGTACTGGGCGTAGAGGTCGCTGCGGTAGTAGAGCGCCATCGGGCCGACGTCCACCGGGAATCCGTAGATCTCGCCGGCGACGGTGGCCTGCTGCCAGGCGGTCTCGGAGTAGTAGACGCGGGTTCCGAGCACCTCGTCGCTGATC from Kitasatospora terrestris includes the following:
- a CDS encoding ABC transporter substrate-binding protein — encoded protein: MSIKPGLHGLLSALAALTLVAGAAACGAQGGDHRVTVAFWGWAPGYPEAVARYNATHPGIRVEYTTVAPGSQGGYEAVQASVKDGKAPCLVQMGYESLPSFASDGLVQPISDEVLGTRVYYSETAWQQATVAGEIYGFPVDVGPMALYYRSDLYAQYGLEPQRTWQDFATDAARLHQAAPTRFLTAFTPDDPWWFAGLAAQAGGSWFDVKGRSWQVDTADPNSARFTAYWQSLLDKGLAKSETAFGDGLFEDLQNGTLAAFPGPVWFSSLLAQKSPAASGKWAVAPMPRWTAGDTASGFDGGSATALLKGCAAARPALDFANWLSSDRDSLQILVDRAGIYPAAVTADTLPALNRPDPYFGNQPIFGVFRDGLGRTNWTWGPVMTDTSKALSTELGKAVTTRTPLKSALQTVRDRTVAAMRGKNIEVSAR